In a single window of the Biomphalaria glabrata chromosome 5, xgBioGlab47.1, whole genome shotgun sequence genome:
- the LOC106070642 gene encoding acid sphingomyelinase-like phosphodiesterase 3b, with product MLLQLRMTMTLNWLLCLVCLFDAADMIKGQSDIGYFWHVTDFHYDHTYSGEKLSCNDQDIPSQLPAYGDYWCDATWKLVMDSINAMATIKPDVDFLIWTGDTVAHISDDKLSLELTLEVIQNLTNALSQRLGKVPVYASLGNHDFYPNGQASPVVGHPFYSNIADMWQDWVLNQSKAIDDSRQGGYYAVKVSPNVRLLALNTNLYYKSDKLTPNVPDPVGQFAWMQRQLQEAKSTGEKVILTGHVPPGLPIPEITDWYWPVFKTKFMDILFNYTDIIVALHFGHDHYDSFKILQSVDGTKAVPQFNAPAVTPWRHKVKEDGVEKVGEPHNPGLRLIKYNRSTGAQLDYAQYFINITKANAGAEGAVWRLLYNFTSTYGVSDMSVDSVKSIFKKMEDNSSPLYQKFCNNWVVSDLDKKCTDDMRANVWCGGQHYILAKAQQCSKDRQKASNDARRLTWSASLIFFLCLLFSTKL from the exons ATGCTACTACAACTCAGGATGACCATGACATTGAATTGGTTGTTATGTCTCGTCTGCTTGTTTGATGCAGCAGACATGATCAAGGGTCAAAGTGACATAG GCTATTTTTGGCACGTGACTGACTTTCACTATGACCACACTTACAGTGGCGAGAAACTGTCGTGCAATGACCAGGACATTCCAAGTCAACTACCTGCGTATGGAGACTACTGGTGCGATGCCACTTGGAAGCTGGTGATGGACAGCATCAACGCTATGGCCACCATCAAGCCAGATGTGGACTTTCTCATCTGGACAGG TGACACTGTAGCACACATATCTGACGACAAATTGAGTCTGGAACTCACCCTGGAGGTGATCCAGAACTTAACAAATGCACTGAGTCAAAGGTTGGGCAAGGTGCCAGTCTACGCCTCTCTGGGAAATCATGACTTTTATCCTAACGGGCAGGCCAGCCCCGTTGTGGGGCACCCGTTCTACTCAAACATAGCAGACATGTGGCAGGACTGGGTGCTGAATCAGTCAAAGGCCATCGATGACAGTAGACAAG GTGGCTACTACGCTGTCAAAGTGAGCCCAAACGTTCGTCTGCTAGCACTCAACACAAATCTGTATTACAAAAGCGACAAACTCACTCCCAATGTGCCAGATCCTGTGGGTCAGTTTGCATGGATGCAGAGACAACTTCAGGAAGCCAAAAGTACTGGAGAAAAA GTCATCCTGACAGGTCACGTGCCTCCTGGGCTACCAATTCCAGAGATCACTGACTGGTACTGGCCAGTGTTTAAGACCAAGTTTATGGACATCCTATTCAATTACACAGACATAATAGTGGCTTTACACTTTGGACATGATCATTATGACAGCTTCAAGATTTTACAAAGTGTTGATG GCACCAAAGCTGTACCACAGTTTAACGCCCCGGCAGTGACGCCATGGCGGCACAAGGTGAAAGAAGATGGCGTGGAGAAGGTTGGAGAACCTCACAACCCTGGTCTGAGGCTCATCAAGTACAACCGCAGCACTGGAGCACAACTGGACTACGCACAGTACTTCATCAACATCACCAAGGCCAATGCTGGGGCAGAGGGGGCCGTATGG AGACTTCTGTATAACTTCACATCTACCTATGGAGTCTCAGACATGAGCGTAGACTCAGTGAAAAGTATTTTCAAGAAGATGGAGGACAACTCTAGTCCACTCTACCAGAAGTTCTGCAACAACTGGGTGGTCAGTGACTTGGACAAGAAGTGTACTGACGACATGAGGGCTAACGTTTGGTGTGGCGGTCAGCACTATATACTAGCCAAAGCCCAGCAGTGCAGCAAAGACAGACAAAAAGCAAGCAATGATGCCCGCCGTTTGACTTGGAGTGCCTCTCTCATATTTTtcttatgtttattattttctaCCAAGTTATAG